One part of the Ranitomeya imitator isolate aRanImi1 chromosome 10, aRanImi1.pri, whole genome shotgun sequence genome encodes these proteins:
- the LOC138651100 gene encoding protein-arginine deiminase type-1-like isoform X1, with translation MSEARAIPVTHRRATYHVCVVGIETAIDIHSSAPRGAVSFDVRGSSSLDVIIVYDPRSVDKPKKGEKWPLNKVKKVVVSPQKASSDLNDSKVKVSYYGSQGKDLLGSAMLYLTNIALSLDVDILRTGSVALGVRDKDTWSWGHGGKGAILLVNCDSDRNISGVTDSEDDGAPNGADVKDMSPMILTAEGPDEIFDDHKVILQISSSDANRLRVYQKRRYQYVHVLGKSKVSYEVNRDNLDEIPFFVEGLQFPDADFSGLVYIDLIFQKEDESQIFSERVVFRMAPWIMTPNTQKPLEVYVCNVKTNSGFIKLLSDFVEKTRCPLTKVTYSENRGDQWIQDEMEFGYTEAPHKRFPVVLDSPRNRGLKNFPVSEVLGPDFGYVTREPGNRNTVNTLDSFGNLEVSPPVTAGGKSYPLGRILIGDSLHMGNMRMSQVVRDFLGAQQVQPPVFLFSTWLYVGHIDEFMSFVPAPDRKGFRLLLASPRSCLQVLTQKQKEGHGGAVMFEGLGTTEYTIDDILADETLKQSSETCQESIDLNRKIMKKELGVSEDDIIDIPMLYKCDSSMECAESFFPNMVNMLVLGKYLGIPKPFGPQISGSCCLEEKVRSLLEPLGLRCTFLDDFATYHQYLGEVHCGTNVVRKPFSINWWECDM, from the exons TTCGGCCCCTCGTGGAGCGGTTTCGTTTGATGTCCGGGGTTCAAGCTCATTGGACGTCATCATTGTTTATGACCCAAGATCTGTAGATAAACCCAAGAAGGGAGAAAAATGGCCACTAAATAAAGTCAAGAAAGTCGTGGTCTCCCCCCAAAAAGCCAGCTCAGATCTCAATGACAGCAAG GTGAAGGTTTCCTATTATGGATCCCAAGGTAAAGATCTCCTGGGTAGTGCCATGTTGTACCTGACCAATATTG CACTTTCTCTGGACGTGGACATCTTGCGCACTGGATCGGTGGCCCTCGGGGTCAGAGATAAG GACACTTGGTCTTGGGGACATGGTGGTAAAGGCGCCATTCTGCTGGTGAACTGTGACAGCGACCGGAACATCTCTGGCGTTACCGATAGTGAAGACGATGGAGCGCCCAACGGTGCCG ATGTGAAGGACATGTCTCCCATGATCCTTACTGCGGAGGGACCTGATGAGATCTTTGATGACCACAAGGTGATCCTGCAGATCTCCTCCTCGGACGCCAACCGACTGCGGGTCTATCAGAAGAGAA GGTATCAGTACGTTCATGTCTTAGGAAAGAGTAAAGTCTCCTATGAGGTGAACAGAGACAACCTGGATGAAATCCCCTTCTTCGTGGAGGGTCTCCAGTTCCCAGATGCTGATTTCTCAGGTCTAGTTTATATAGACCTCATATTCCAGAAGGAAGATGAA AGCCAGATCTTCTCAGAGCGGGTGGTCTTCAGGATGGCTCCATGGATCATGACTCCGAACACTCAGAAGCCTCTGGAGGTTTATGTCTGCAA TGTGAAAACAAACTCAGGGTTTATAAAACTTCTGTCAGACTTTGTGGAGAAGACGCGCTGCCCCCTGACCAAGGTGACGTACAGCGAGAACCGCGGGGACCAGTGGATACAG GATGAGATGGAGTTCGGATACACTGAGGCTCCTCACAAGCGTTTTCCTGTTGTTTTGGATTCACCGAGGAATCGAGGACTGAAGAATTTCCCGGTGTCAGAAGTTCTG GGCCCGGACTTTGGATACGTGACGCGGGAGCCGGGAAACCGCAACACCGTGAACACCCTGGATTCCTTTGGAAATCTGGAAGTCAGTCCGCCGGTGACCGCGGGAGGGAAGAGCTACCCGCTGGGCAGGATCCTGATCGGAGACAGTCTACACAT GGGTAACATGCGGATGAGCCAGGTGGTGCGCGACTTTCTGGGGGCTCAGCAGGTGCAGCCCCCCGTCTTCCTCTTCTCTACGTGGCTTTATGTCGGACATATTGACGAGTTCATGAGTTTCGTGCCGGCGCCGGACAGGAAG GGGTTCCGGCTGCTCCTGGCGAGTCCCCGCTCCTGTCTGCAGGTCCTTACACAGAAGCAGAAGGAAGGGCACGGGGGTGCCGTCATGTTTGAAG GATTGGGGACCACAGAATACACCATAGACGACATCTTGGCAGATGAAACCCTGAAGCAGTCATCAGAGACCTGCCAG GAAAGTATCGACCTGAACAGGAAGATCATGAAAAAGGAGCTGGGCGTCTCCGAAGACGACATCATAGACATCCCCATGCTCTACAAGTGCGACTCCTCCATGGAGTGCGCCGAGTCCTTCTTCCCCAACATG GTGAACATGCTCGTCCTGGGAAAGTATCTGGGAATCCCGAAACCATTTGGCCCCCAAATCTCTGGCTCCTGCTGCCTGGAGGAGAAGGTGCGGTCCTTGCTGGAGCCCCTGGGACTGCGCTGCACCTTCCTTGATGATTTTGCCACATACCATCAATACCTGGGGGAGGTTCACTGCGGCACCAACGTGGTCAGGAAGCCCTTCTCCATCAATTGGTGGGAATGCGACATGTAA
- the LOC138651100 gene encoding protein-arginine deiminase type-1-like isoform X2 produces the protein MLYLTNIALSLDVDILRTGSVALGVRDKDTWSWGHGGKGAILLVNCDSDRNISGVTDSEDDGAPNGADVKDMSPMILTAEGPDEIFDDHKVILQISSSDANRLRVYQKRRYQYVHVLGKSKVSYEVNRDNLDEIPFFVEGLQFPDADFSGLVYIDLIFQKEDESQIFSERVVFRMAPWIMTPNTQKPLEVYVCNVKTNSGFIKLLSDFVEKTRCPLTKVTYSENRGDQWIQDEMEFGYTEAPHKRFPVVLDSPRNRGLKNFPVSEVLGPDFGYVTREPGNRNTVNTLDSFGNLEVSPPVTAGGKSYPLGRILIGDSLHMGNMRMSQVVRDFLGAQQVQPPVFLFSTWLYVGHIDEFMSFVPAPDRKGFRLLLASPRSCLQVLTQKQKEGHGGAVMFEGLGTTEYTIDDILADETLKQSSETCQESIDLNRKIMKKELGVSEDDIIDIPMLYKCDSSMECAESFFPNMVNMLVLGKYLGIPKPFGPQISGSCCLEEKVRSLLEPLGLRCTFLDDFATYHQYLGEVHCGTNVVRKPFSINWWECDM, from the exons ATGTTGTACCTGACCAATATTG CACTTTCTCTGGACGTGGACATCTTGCGCACTGGATCGGTGGCCCTCGGGGTCAGAGATAAG GACACTTGGTCTTGGGGACATGGTGGTAAAGGCGCCATTCTGCTGGTGAACTGTGACAGCGACCGGAACATCTCTGGCGTTACCGATAGTGAAGACGATGGAGCGCCCAACGGTGCCG ATGTGAAGGACATGTCTCCCATGATCCTTACTGCGGAGGGACCTGATGAGATCTTTGATGACCACAAGGTGATCCTGCAGATCTCCTCCTCGGACGCCAACCGACTGCGGGTCTATCAGAAGAGAA GGTATCAGTACGTTCATGTCTTAGGAAAGAGTAAAGTCTCCTATGAGGTGAACAGAGACAACCTGGATGAAATCCCCTTCTTCGTGGAGGGTCTCCAGTTCCCAGATGCTGATTTCTCAGGTCTAGTTTATATAGACCTCATATTCCAGAAGGAAGATGAA AGCCAGATCTTCTCAGAGCGGGTGGTCTTCAGGATGGCTCCATGGATCATGACTCCGAACACTCAGAAGCCTCTGGAGGTTTATGTCTGCAA TGTGAAAACAAACTCAGGGTTTATAAAACTTCTGTCAGACTTTGTGGAGAAGACGCGCTGCCCCCTGACCAAGGTGACGTACAGCGAGAACCGCGGGGACCAGTGGATACAG GATGAGATGGAGTTCGGATACACTGAGGCTCCTCACAAGCGTTTTCCTGTTGTTTTGGATTCACCGAGGAATCGAGGACTGAAGAATTTCCCGGTGTCAGAAGTTCTG GGCCCGGACTTTGGATACGTGACGCGGGAGCCGGGAAACCGCAACACCGTGAACACCCTGGATTCCTTTGGAAATCTGGAAGTCAGTCCGCCGGTGACCGCGGGAGGGAAGAGCTACCCGCTGGGCAGGATCCTGATCGGAGACAGTCTACACAT GGGTAACATGCGGATGAGCCAGGTGGTGCGCGACTTTCTGGGGGCTCAGCAGGTGCAGCCCCCCGTCTTCCTCTTCTCTACGTGGCTTTATGTCGGACATATTGACGAGTTCATGAGTTTCGTGCCGGCGCCGGACAGGAAG GGGTTCCGGCTGCTCCTGGCGAGTCCCCGCTCCTGTCTGCAGGTCCTTACACAGAAGCAGAAGGAAGGGCACGGGGGTGCCGTCATGTTTGAAG GATTGGGGACCACAGAATACACCATAGACGACATCTTGGCAGATGAAACCCTGAAGCAGTCATCAGAGACCTGCCAG GAAAGTATCGACCTGAACAGGAAGATCATGAAAAAGGAGCTGGGCGTCTCCGAAGACGACATCATAGACATCCCCATGCTCTACAAGTGCGACTCCTCCATGGAGTGCGCCGAGTCCTTCTTCCCCAACATG GTGAACATGCTCGTCCTGGGAAAGTATCTGGGAATCCCGAAACCATTTGGCCCCCAAATCTCTGGCTCCTGCTGCCTGGAGGAGAAGGTGCGGTCCTTGCTGGAGCCCCTGGGACTGCGCTGCACCTTCCTTGATGATTTTGCCACATACCATCAATACCTGGGGGAGGTTCACTGCGGCACCAACGTGGTCAGGAAGCCCTTCTCCATCAATTGGTGGGAATGCGACATGTAA
- the RCC2 gene encoding protein RCC2 isoform X2: protein MPRKKVTDGAGPGNGAARPGGRKKPAGRKRDRDEFSSDDDDLDGSPGSDGFQGPNSKRGAGGKGGSKSPATAAVVVNEPEHTKEKIKLEGSKANGQLLIFGATNWDLIGRKEVPKLQAAYRNLGQNLWGPHRYGCLTGVQVRTVASGPCSAHSILITTEGKIWSWGRNEKGQLGHGDIKRVDAPKPIESVKDEVFVYASCGRNHTLALTENGSVYAFGENKMGQLGLGNKTDAVSSPAQILYNGQPITKVACGAEFSMIMDCKGNLYSFGSPEYGQLGHNSDGKYIARAHRIEYDCELIPRRIAIFIEKTKDGQVLPVTNVVVRDIACGINHTLVLDSQKRVFTWGFGGYGRLGHTEQKDEMVPRLVKLFDFPGRGASQIYAGSTSSFAVSEMGGLFFWGATNTSRDSTMYPKSVQDLCGWKVRSLACGKSSVIVAAEESTISWGPSPTFGELGYGDNKAKSSTTAQEVKTLDGIYSEQVAMGYSHTLIVARDETEQDKEKLKKLPEYNPRTL, encoded by the exons ATGCCAAGGAAGAAGGTGACCGATGGAGCCGGACCTGGGAATGGTGCTGCCCGTCCCGGGGGCAGGAAGAAGCCGGCAGGCAGGAAGAGAGACCGGGACGAGTTCAGCAGCGATGACGACGACCTGGACGGAAGCCCGGGCTCTGATGGATTCCAGGGGCCGAACAGCAAACGCGGAGCCGGTGGAAAGGGCGGCAGCAAATCTCCTGCAACAGCGGCCGTCGTAGTCAACGAGCCCGAGCACACCAAGGAGAAGATC aAACTTGAAGGCTCTAAAGCAAATGGTCAATTACTGATTTTTGGAGCCACCAACTGGGATTTGATTGGACGGAAAGAAGTGCCTAAACTGCAAG CTGCTTATCGGAACTTGGGCCAGAACCTGTGGGGACCTCACCGATACGGCTGCCTGACGGGCGTGCAGGTCCGGACTGTGGCCTCTGGGCCCTGCTCTGCTCACAGTATACTCATCACCACAGAGGGGAAGATATGGAGCTGGG GGCGAAACGAGAAGGGTCAGCTGGGGCACGGAGACATCAAGAGGGTGGACGCCCCCAAACCCATCGAGAGCGTGAAGGATGAAGTGTTTGTGTACGCCTCCTGTGGCAGGAATCACACGCTGGCGCTCACAG AGAACGGATCTGTCTATGCGTTCGGAGAAAACAAGATGGGTCAGCTCGGCCTGGGTAATAAGACGGACGCCGTGTCGAGCCCGGCTCAG ATCCTGTATAACGGGCAGCCAATCACCAAGGTGGCGTGCGGAGCGGAGTTCAGCATGATCATGGACTGCAAAGGGAACCTGTATTCTTTTGGAAGCCCCGAGTACGGACAGCTGG GCCACAACTCAGACGGCAAGTACATAGCACGGGCGCATCGGATCGAGTACGACTGCGAGCTGATCCCGCGCCGGATCGCCATTTTTATTGAAAAGACGAAGGACGGACAGGTTCTTCCGGTGACCAATGTGGTTGTGAGAGACATCGCCTGCGGCATCAACCACACG CTGGTGCTGGACTCTCAGAAACGTGTTTTCACCTGGGGGTTCGGCGGGTACGGGCGGCTGGGGCACACTGAGCAAAAAGACGAGATGGTCCCGCGACTCGTGAAACTGTTTGATTTCCCCGGACGCGGAGCCTCCCAGATCTACGCCGGATCCACCTCCTCTTTTGCCGTCAGCGAGATGG GTGGTCTGTTCTTCTGGGGAGCAACAAACACATCCCGGGATTCCACCATGTACCCCAAAAGTGTTCAGGATCTATGCGGCTGGAAAGTTCGGAGTTTGGCCTGTGG CAAAAGCAGTGTTATTGTGGCAGCCGAGGAGAGCACCATAAGCTGGGGACCCTCGCCCACCTTTGGGGAGCTG GGTTATGGTGACAACAAGGCCAAGTCCTCGACCACCGCTCAGGAGGTGAAGACGCTTGACGGCATCTACTCTGAGCAG GTGGCCATGGGCTACTCTCACACCTTGATTGTGGCGCGGGATGAAACGGAGCAAGACAAGGAAAAGTTGAAGAAGCTCCCGGAGTACAACCCTCGCACTCTGTGA
- the RCC2 gene encoding protein RCC2 isoform X1: MNPSFIMPRKKVTDGAGPGNGAARPGGRKKPAGRKRDRDEFSSDDDDLDGSPGSDGFQGPNSKRGAGGKGGSKSPATAAVVVNEPEHTKEKIKLEGSKANGQLLIFGATNWDLIGRKEVPKLQAAYRNLGQNLWGPHRYGCLTGVQVRTVASGPCSAHSILITTEGKIWSWGRNEKGQLGHGDIKRVDAPKPIESVKDEVFVYASCGRNHTLALTENGSVYAFGENKMGQLGLGNKTDAVSSPAQILYNGQPITKVACGAEFSMIMDCKGNLYSFGSPEYGQLGHNSDGKYIARAHRIEYDCELIPRRIAIFIEKTKDGQVLPVTNVVVRDIACGINHTLVLDSQKRVFTWGFGGYGRLGHTEQKDEMVPRLVKLFDFPGRGASQIYAGSTSSFAVSEMGGLFFWGATNTSRDSTMYPKSVQDLCGWKVRSLACGKSSVIVAAEESTISWGPSPTFGELGYGDNKAKSSTTAQEVKTLDGIYSEQVAMGYSHTLIVARDETEQDKEKLKKLPEYNPRTL; this comes from the exons TGAACCCCTCGTTCATCATGCCAAGGAAGAAGGTGACCGATGGAGCCGGACCTGGGAATGGTGCTGCCCGTCCCGGGGGCAGGAAGAAGCCGGCAGGCAGGAAGAGAGACCGGGACGAGTTCAGCAGCGATGACGACGACCTGGACGGAAGCCCGGGCTCTGATGGATTCCAGGGGCCGAACAGCAAACGCGGAGCCGGTGGAAAGGGCGGCAGCAAATCTCCTGCAACAGCGGCCGTCGTAGTCAACGAGCCCGAGCACACCAAGGAGAAGATC aAACTTGAAGGCTCTAAAGCAAATGGTCAATTACTGATTTTTGGAGCCACCAACTGGGATTTGATTGGACGGAAAGAAGTGCCTAAACTGCAAG CTGCTTATCGGAACTTGGGCCAGAACCTGTGGGGACCTCACCGATACGGCTGCCTGACGGGCGTGCAGGTCCGGACTGTGGCCTCTGGGCCCTGCTCTGCTCACAGTATACTCATCACCACAGAGGGGAAGATATGGAGCTGGG GGCGAAACGAGAAGGGTCAGCTGGGGCACGGAGACATCAAGAGGGTGGACGCCCCCAAACCCATCGAGAGCGTGAAGGATGAAGTGTTTGTGTACGCCTCCTGTGGCAGGAATCACACGCTGGCGCTCACAG AGAACGGATCTGTCTATGCGTTCGGAGAAAACAAGATGGGTCAGCTCGGCCTGGGTAATAAGACGGACGCCGTGTCGAGCCCGGCTCAG ATCCTGTATAACGGGCAGCCAATCACCAAGGTGGCGTGCGGAGCGGAGTTCAGCATGATCATGGACTGCAAAGGGAACCTGTATTCTTTTGGAAGCCCCGAGTACGGACAGCTGG GCCACAACTCAGACGGCAAGTACATAGCACGGGCGCATCGGATCGAGTACGACTGCGAGCTGATCCCGCGCCGGATCGCCATTTTTATTGAAAAGACGAAGGACGGACAGGTTCTTCCGGTGACCAATGTGGTTGTGAGAGACATCGCCTGCGGCATCAACCACACG CTGGTGCTGGACTCTCAGAAACGTGTTTTCACCTGGGGGTTCGGCGGGTACGGGCGGCTGGGGCACACTGAGCAAAAAGACGAGATGGTCCCGCGACTCGTGAAACTGTTTGATTTCCCCGGACGCGGAGCCTCCCAGATCTACGCCGGATCCACCTCCTCTTTTGCCGTCAGCGAGATGG GTGGTCTGTTCTTCTGGGGAGCAACAAACACATCCCGGGATTCCACCATGTACCCCAAAAGTGTTCAGGATCTATGCGGCTGGAAAGTTCGGAGTTTGGCCTGTGG CAAAAGCAGTGTTATTGTGGCAGCCGAGGAGAGCACCATAAGCTGGGGACCCTCGCCCACCTTTGGGGAGCTG GGTTATGGTGACAACAAGGCCAAGTCCTCGACCACCGCTCAGGAGGTGAAGACGCTTGACGGCATCTACTCTGAGCAG GTGGCCATGGGCTACTCTCACACCTTGATTGTGGCGCGGGATGAAACGGAGCAAGACAAGGAAAAGTTGAAGAAGCTCCCGGAGTACAACCCTCGCACTCTGTGA